The Procambarus clarkii isolate CNS0578487 unplaced genomic scaffold, FALCON_Pclarkii_2.0 HiC_scaffold_126, whole genome shotgun sequence genome window below encodes:
- the LOC138360879 gene encoding uncharacterized protein, whose protein sequence is MDLPSTSNGLQGKFLRRCTNCKQCVHVRSNVCKFCQCDFRNSRELMKKEEEARFLLKGKKALERNTASRVLRRIENQLTYLRGCGYESIVIYYKKGPARVTHGILPNNVIQEEDKKIFTTNFFLSRTRKLDADKLTLGSEGDSDNALEKNPDELQVQQVHKVQKVPQVQEIQQVQKVPQVEHLQKVPQVPQGLPLAIIQKQQEVQVVKFEPQGTTPGKQCSNNGMGILKYLRKQVKKDKQ, encoded by the exons atggatctacctagtacatcaaatg gtcttcagggaaaattcttgaggagatgcacaaactgcaaacaatgtgtgcatgtccgaagcaatgtttgcaagttctgccagtgtgacttccgaaacagtagagaattaatgaagaaagaagaggaagcccgttttctacttaaaggcaagaaggctttagaacgaaatacagcaagccgggttctacgaaggattgaaaatcag cTAACATATCTGCGTGGCTGTGGGTATGAATCAATCGTTATCTATTACAAGAAAGGACCAGCACGGGTGACACATGGTATCCTACCAAACAACGTAATAcaagaagaggacaagaagatcttcaccactaacttctttttgt cacgcacaaggaagcttgatgcagataaacttacattaggatcagaaggtgatagcgataatgccttggaaaaaaatcctgacgagctacaagtgcagcaggtgcataaagtccaaaaagtaccgcaggtgcaagaaattcaacaagtacaaaaagttccgcaggtggaacatttacaaaaagttccgcaggtgccacaagggctaccattagcaatcattcagaaacagcaagaagtacaagtagtaaaatttgaaccacagggaactacaccaggaaaacagtgtagtaacaacggaatgggaattttaaaatacctgaggaaacaggtaaaaaaggacaaacaatag